The Coffea arabica cultivar ET-39 chromosome 6e, Coffea Arabica ET-39 HiFi, whole genome shotgun sequence genome contains the following window.
CGCTCACCAAGCTACTTTGCCCATCAGCGCTCCTGTTTGCTTCACTATTCTGCTCGACTTTCTCTTCTGCTTCCActtcttgcttcttttcttcAGCACCAGTTACCTGCTTGTCTCCTTCTCCAGTCCCATCCTCTTTCTCCGCTTCGATGGGTGGTATTTGCTGTTGTTTTTCTTTGTCCTTGGCATCTTCAGAGCCATCAGATACCTTCCCAACCTGGGACTCTTTAGAATCCACCACTTCAGCTTCAACATTCTTCTCCTGCTCTTCAGTATCTTCTGCTTTGCAATCTGTAGCTGGGGTCTCATTCTTGTTTTCATTCTCTCTCTCCTTTACAGCATCTTTATCAGTGGCTTGAGTTTCAATTGTTTGGGTTTCACCCCCTTTCTCATCTTGACCTTCCTTTGCAACATCTTTCTCAGTCACTGTACCAGTAGTATCCTTCACAGATTTTTCTGCTTCTTCCATGTGGACATCCTGTGCTGCTTCACTTCCTTCAGGAGCTTCTTTCTCCTTATCATCCTTCTTTGAAGCAGAAGATTTTCTGCTTCTTTTCTTCGGAGTCTCTCTCTCTGGTGGCGGAGTTGCCTTTGCTTTCTCGCTGATCCTTGCTGATCTTCTTGGGGTTTCACCAGTTCCCCAGTCAAATTCTGATATTGGAGGACCCCCAGGGTGGGTCTTGAGGTACTGGTCCAATTGCTTCCTGCTGGTGATCTCCTCTCCTGTTGGGGCTGTGAatatgatttcatttttctttggtGTACCTCCTTTTTTGAGCATAAACTGCATGAGAGGAAGATACTTCATTGGGATTGTGTAAAAACACAAAGACGACACCACGGGAACCCAACTTGAAGGCTTTTAACTACCAAAACAGATGCATTGGGATTGTGTAAACTACAGATGAATGCCAAGTGAGCTAGTTCCTCAAGGACAAGAATTCAGAAAGTAATGAAATCCAGAACTAGGACCATAAATCTAGGATCAGAAATAGCCTAAGGATCCTGCTTGAATCAAGACTAGACAGGATGAATTAATAACTATTCCATGATAAGGAAAGACTAGATCCACAACAAAAAGCTAAAACAGTAAGCCAAGACAAGCAATCAGCCTGTTCCACAATTTTCGGAACATAAATCCAGATTTTTGGAGAATTATAGAGTTCACATTGCACAATAAAACAAcacttaaaattaaaaaaaatgtgggAGTTTATGTTTGATGCTTAGTCAAGAACCCAGACAACGAGATAAGCAATATGTTTAGGAAAGATGCATTAAACCAAGGGAGTCCTACAAGTTGATATTGAAGCATGTGCAACTTGACAAAGATTGGCTCCAGCAATCTTCCTTCCACTCATGTTCAACCTAAAAAGCTTAGCCAAAGCTTCATGTTTCAACTTATTGTGCGAGATATGGCGATGATGAAAGACACATTAAAGGTATAGGCATAGAAGAGTATACTTCAAGCTAGTCCTTAAGGGCATCCAGTGTTTCCTTCAAGAATAATAAAAACAAATCATAGTATCCTTTAAGCAAATATTGGATTCACATCCATGGTCTCATTTTTCCATACAAAATTTATAAAGTTTGACCATCCCATGTTTTTTCATTTACTAATAAAGATCTCTTCATCTTAAAAAGTTTCAGCACAGTCGGTACATCATGATATGAATGGCACATGGGCATGCATATAACACTGCCTCTTCAGCTGCCTTGTGCTTGCTCACATTAATGAATGTGAACATTGAAACTCTTTAATGCATTTATAAATTTTAAGTTCTTGAATATGCTGGGTTGTACAAAGTAGAATTTGGAATTCATGCATGGACACAAAGAACTGTAAAGACAACTTAAAAAGTTCTATCATCGCAGCCACAAACACCGATATCAGACCATGATTGTCAGCAACAGTCGTGATCCATCAGATAATTACCTCAAGCACCAGGTATTAAATTCCCATAGCAGTCAAAACAATAATTGAACTACTGGTCATACCAGTCATCAAGATAAAAGACATTACATGCCCCAGCAGCAGTTAGGCATACTAAACATTTACACTATCAGGTTTccagaaaagtagaaaattagGTTGGGGAAGCAAGTAAATGATAAAACTTGGCAAATAAATCAAACAACACGAATTCAATTCAGCAGATATACAGGAAATTAAACCATCAAATCAGTGGTCTTTGAAGGAACAAATTGGCATGGCCTATGCAATAGTCTAAATATAGGTGTTCTATATAGACAAAAATTGCACCAAAGGTGTAAGTATCAAATTAAGACAGGCCATTACCTAATGCGGTTTTGCTTCACTTGGGAAACAGGAAGACAACCATCAATTTTGGGATTTTACCGAAGAGAAggtcttttatttaatttaatctagTAGTACATCATGAGATGGAAGCATACTTCAAGATCTAGTCCTTTACAAAAGAAGAAAGTGACAACAAAAAACAGCaaatcaccccaaaaaaaaGCCAGTAACAGAAAATTCCatgagaaaaaaggaaaatcataaatAGAATTCTAACCTCAATCTCATGTAAATTAAATCGTGATGATGATAAGTTGACAACCCAAGCCCAGTCGACATACAAAACCAACAACTTCTTGAGTTGCTTTACAGAACTGCTTTCCCAAGCATATAGCTTATCAAAAAGCAATATACAAgccgaaggaaaaaaaaaaaggctctcCAAATCTTAAACGTTACAGCTAACTATTTAGTGGAACGAAATTATGATTTTACCACACTTCATAATCGAAATAtatggaagaaaagagaaacttaCAGGTGCTCCATAAATTGAAGCAGCTGATTTGGTAGCAATTACAATCTCAAAAGTACACAGCAGAATACAACATAGCATTTCAAGAGCTGCATTGCCTTATTAGACGCTTTCCACTCTTAGATAAACTATCAAGACCAAAAAAAGTCATTTCTATGAAACTCAGGGTTTGCCAGCTTTGAAACCAGAAATACACTGTGCCAAAAGTTTAGAAACATTTAAACAGGGCATGCTACCAATCAAGTACAAACAAGCAAACAACCTTCAACCAGTAACTGCATAAATGAAAAATGTTCCTAAAATTGTGAGCTTAGAAATTGCTAGTGTGTAACCTAATTCTTGACCAAAGCCCAAATCATTAAACCATTTCGAGAATTTAGAACTCAATCCCAGTTGCTGAAAATGCAGAAACCAAAAAGGTAATTTGGACAAAACCAACCCTAGTAATTACGGCAACAAGCTATAGGCCAAACTACAGACTCAATTCAACTTGCACTTTCTTCTCCACAGTCTTGTTAGGAAATCCTAGATGGTATCTTAAAATACACATGAaagtaaataacaataaaaCCTAACTCCAACTGATAAAATTGAATGCACGACTAATGCAAACAGAAGGTACAATTAACTACGGCAACGTCGTTATATAATGCCCCAGCTTACTTATCATCACCATGGAAATTAagttcatttccttttcatcaccAGCAGAATCCATATCCCAGTCCAACAAACACAGAGTAGAACTCATGCTGAATAACAACAATTAAAGaaccaaaaacaacaaaatgacGCAGACCGATTAAACAAGTTACCATGGCCTTCTCAACCCTAGCTTCAAAATTTACAAATGAACACCCGTAGTTGGTCGAATTCCACTTCAGAAACCACATAACCACACCAAATGGAAATATGCCCCTAACCCAGTTCACCCCAAACAAGCCAAAATGAATCCCAAAAAACCTCAATAAACCCGTAAAAAACAAAACTTCATATAACCCCAGGTGATACATCGCAAGTCTTGTAAATCCCACCTCAAACCAACATAATTGCACAGAATTAAACGAAGTCCAATTGAATTCAAGGACGCAAAACTCAAATAAACAAGACCACAAGAACGCAAACTTTAGAAAACCCAATCAAAAAGCACACAAATAcatgaaaatagagaaaaaGGAGAACTTTTCTGAAAAGGGGTAACCTTTTTCTTCCAGCCAGAAGGAGCAGGGAGTTCCAAGCACACGAATTCGTTGGCTTCCTCAACCGAGCTCGCCATTTCTCTTCTTTACCAACTCAATTTCCAGAGTTCAAGTTACTTGAATATTTTAATAGCATA
Protein-coding sequences here:
- the LOC113695943 gene encoding uncharacterized protein, whose translation is MASSVEEANEFVCLELPAPSGWKKKFMLKKGGTPKKNEIIFTAPTGEEITSRKQLDQYLKTHPGGPPISEFDWGTGETPRRSARISEKAKATPPPERETPKKRSRKSSASKKDDKEKEAPEGSEAAQDVHMEEAEKSVKDTTGTVTEKDVAKEGQDEKGGETQTIETQATDKDAVKERENENKNETPATDCKAEDTEEQEKNVEAEVVDSKESQVGKVSDGSEDAKDKEKQQQIPPIEAEKEDGTGEGDKQVTGAEEKKQEVEAEEKVEQNSEANRSADGQSSLVSEKAEGGVIQNGDRAEVDKSKP